In a single window of the Manis pentadactyla isolate mManPen7 chromosome 15 unlocalized genomic scaffold, mManPen7.hap1 SUPER_15_unloc_1, whole genome shotgun sequence genome:
- the TMEM86B gene encoding lysoplasmalogenase isoform X2, whose product MDTWQKGLPQKPCSSAQPHVGRWLSPFFLACAAYFLLWIPEEQPSWVSALVKCLPVLCLLLLLRAVGPGGRHSTLLQGALLCSALGDACLIWPEAFLHGVAAFAAAHLLYLCAFGLTPWQPGLLLPIVLVIVPYHGLLLLHVPPAEVLPLTAYALVLATVLWRGLARGGGASWGALLFTLSDAVLAWNTFAQPLPYGRLLVMAAYYAAQLLLTLTAFQSQGLKTS is encoded by the exons ATGGACACCTGGCAAAAGGGGCTGCCCCAGAAGCCTTGTTCCTCAGCCCAA CCCCACGTGGGCAGGTGGCTGAGCCCCTTCTTTCTGGCCTGTGCCGCCTACTTCCTCCTCTGGATCCCGGAGGAGCAGCCATCCTGGGTCAGCGCCCTGGTCAAATGCCTGCCTGTCCTCTGCCTGCTGCTCCTCCTGCGGGCCGTGGGCCCGGGCGGGCGCCACAGTACGCTGCTGCAGGGGGCCCTTCTGTGCTCCGCCCTGGGGGACGCCTGCCTCATCTGGCCTGAGGCCTTCCTGCACG GCGTGGCTGCCTTCGCTGCGGCCCACCTGCTCTACCTCTGCGCCTTCGGCCTCACCCCCTGGCAGCCAGGCCTCCTGCTGCCCATCGTCCTGGTCATTGTCCCCTATCACGGCCTCCTGCTGCTGCACGTCCCGCCTGCTGAGGTCCTGCCCCTGACGGCCTACGCCCTGGTGCTGGCCACTGTGCTGTGGCGCGGCCTGGCCAGGGGTGGCGGCGCCAGCTGGGGTGCCCTGCTCTTCACGCTCTCAGATGCCGTGCTGGCCTGGAACACCTTtgcccagcccctgccctacGGCCGCCTGCTGGTCATGGCTGCCTACTATGCCGCCCAGCTCCTCCTCACCCTGACTGCCTTCCAGAGCCAGGGGCTCAAGACCAGCTGA
- the TMEM86B gene encoding lysoplasmalogenase isoform X1 yields MDTWQKGLPQKPCSSAQQPHVGRWLSPFFLACAAYFLLWIPEEQPSWVSALVKCLPVLCLLLLLRAVGPGGRHSTLLQGALLCSALGDACLIWPEAFLHGVAAFAAAHLLYLCAFGLTPWQPGLLLPIVLVIVPYHGLLLLHVPPAEVLPLTAYALVLATVLWRGLARGGGASWGALLFTLSDAVLAWNTFAQPLPYGRLLVMAAYYAAQLLLTLTAFQSQGLKTS; encoded by the exons ATGGACACCTGGCAAAAGGGGCTGCCCCAGAAGCCTTGTTCCTCAGCCCAA CAGCCCCACGTGGGCAGGTGGCTGAGCCCCTTCTTTCTGGCCTGTGCCGCCTACTTCCTCCTCTGGATCCCGGAGGAGCAGCCATCCTGGGTCAGCGCCCTGGTCAAATGCCTGCCTGTCCTCTGCCTGCTGCTCCTCCTGCGGGCCGTGGGCCCGGGCGGGCGCCACAGTACGCTGCTGCAGGGGGCCCTTCTGTGCTCCGCCCTGGGGGACGCCTGCCTCATCTGGCCTGAGGCCTTCCTGCACG GCGTGGCTGCCTTCGCTGCGGCCCACCTGCTCTACCTCTGCGCCTTCGGCCTCACCCCCTGGCAGCCAGGCCTCCTGCTGCCCATCGTCCTGGTCATTGTCCCCTATCACGGCCTCCTGCTGCTGCACGTCCCGCCTGCTGAGGTCCTGCCCCTGACGGCCTACGCCCTGGTGCTGGCCACTGTGCTGTGGCGCGGCCTGGCCAGGGGTGGCGGCGCCAGCTGGGGTGCCCTGCTCTTCACGCTCTCAGATGCCGTGCTGGCCTGGAACACCTTtgcccagcccctgccctacGGCCGCCTGCTGGTCATGGCTGCCTACTATGCCGCCCAGCTCCTCCTCACCCTGACTGCCTTCCAGAGCCAGGGGCTCAAGACCAGCTGA